A single window of Zea mays cultivar B73 chromosome 10, Zm-B73-REFERENCE-NAM-5.0, whole genome shotgun sequence DNA harbors:
- the LOC103641878 gene encoding uncharacterized protein isoform X2, which translates to MMERGCSVMLVFGAGSEIYQETLVKALAKHFGARLLVLDSLLLPWRGRIRTQRKEVKRGESTKVHQSQVPAHLQNLQAATMRVGVQGSPDHSRDQREQGRKRRVGQGPSTEAVKARRKAWLSEPFTMVFSI; encoded by the exons ATGATGGAAAGGGGCTGTTCAGTGATGCTCGTGTTTGGTG CAG GTTCTGAGATTTATCAGGAAACATTGGTAAAGGCACTTGCTAAACATTTTGGTGCTAGACTTCTTGTCTTGGATTCACTTTTGCTACCTTGG AGAGGAAGGATAAGGACGCAAAGAAAAGAAGTAAAACGAGGAGAAAG CACAAAAGTTCATCAGAGTCAAGTTCCAGCTCATCTTCAGAATCTTCAAGCAGCGACGATGAGGGTAGGGGTTCAAGGAAGTCCAGATCACAGTCGAGATCAAAGAGAacaaggaaggaaaagaagagtcgGTCAAGGTCCAAGCACAGAGGCAGTGAAAGCGAGGAGGAAGGCCTG GTTGAGCGAGCCGTTTACCATGGTGTTCTCAATATGA
- the LOC103641878 gene encoding uncharacterized protein isoform X1, protein MMERGCSVMLVFGAGSEIYQETLVKALAKHFGARLLVLDSLLLPWRGRIRTQRKEVKRGESTKVHQSQVPAHLQNLQAATMRVGVQGSPDHSRDQREQGRKRRVGQGPSTEAVKARRKAWYASLNSSGSKE, encoded by the exons ATGATGGAAAGGGGCTGTTCAGTGATGCTCGTGTTTGGTG CAG GTTCTGAGATTTATCAGGAAACATTGGTAAAGGCACTTGCTAAACATTTTGGTGCTAGACTTCTTGTCTTGGATTCACTTTTGCTACCTTGG AGAGGAAGGATAAGGACGCAAAGAAAAGAAGTAAAACGAGGAGAAAG CACAAAAGTTCATCAGAGTCAAGTTCCAGCTCATCTTCAGAATCTTCAAGCAGCGACGATGAGGGTAGGGGTTCAAGGAAGTCCAGATCACAGTCGAGATCAAAGAGAacaaggaaggaaaagaagagtcgGTCAAGGTCCAAGCACAGAGGCAGTGAAAGCGAGGAGGAAGGCCTGGTACGCCTCTCTAAATTCTTCGGGAAGTAAGGAGTAG